In the Defluviitalea raffinosedens genome, TATCGGTTATATGACTCCTCAACAGCTTGAAGATGCTTTAAGAAAAACTGCATAAAAATTTGAGTTTTTGTGTCTACTATATTGACATAAATCCAATCTATGTATGCCCCCTCCAAATTAGGAGTAACGCATACAACTGGCTGATCTTTTTCTAAACCAAAATCCTTTATACTTTTATAATAAGCATCTGCTCGATGGGCAAAGTTAGAAAATTTAATCGTACTGTCTATGTATCCTATCTTTTTATGTCCTAAAGATATTAGATATCGAACTGCTTTATAGATCCCTCCAAAGTTATCCATCACTACTGAATCAATATCATTTTTTTCAAATAAATTATCAACTGCCACAATAGGCACCGGTATATCTTGTAATAATTCAACAACCTCTGAATGAGCCTCTGTTCCTAAAAAAATAACCCCAGTATAATCTTCAAAATGAATATTCGCAATTTCCATTTGAAACTCACTGGATATAATGTTTTTAATAATCAGGTTGTATCCTAAATTACTGGCTGTCTTTTCAATCGCATCAATCACTGTAGCAATAAAGTCGCCATTTTGCTCGATAGCAGCGCCACTGCCAATGTATTTAATAAATAAAATATTCCTCTTCTGATTACTGCTTGTCTTTTTGTTGTAACCATATTTGTTAGCAATTTCTAAAATCATGTTGCGCGTTTCTTCACTGACTCCTGCTTTATTGTTAAGTGCTAAAGATACTGTAGCTTTAGATACCTTTGCAATTTCTGCAATTTCTTGTATTGTCATATTTACCACCTATTCTCCAGAATCGGCCAGACTTTATATGCACAGTGATCGTTTTGTTAAATTGTGCATTGATTTTTTAGTCGAAAGTTTAATTAATTTCTCTTATTTTTATCTATATTGTAGCACGGTGTTTAAAAATCTGCAACTAGTTTTTAATCTTTTTACAAATATTTTTTAGTTTGTTATATGTTTTATGCATATATATACGACAATTTTCTACTGTTTTTTGTATACATTGTCACTAATATAGCTATTTCGTCAATTTTAGACTTGATTTGGATTGCTAATTTTTTAATTAAACTTAACAAAATTGTTTAGTTTGTCGTTTAGTGTTTATGTGTAAAAATCATATTTTTAAACTAATGTTTATAAACCTTTTTAGTTTCCAATTTAAAACCGTTTAATATTATTTAGACTCATACCAGAAAATTATTTATAAAAAATTTTGACTACCAAAGAGATTTTAATTGGTTACATTTTCCTACTTTATTTTAGTCGTACCGTCTCAAAATGCATCTTAGTCTTATTTCTCTTTCGATAAATCTTGACAAACATGGTAGAATCAATGTAATGTTATAAGAAAAGGGAGTGAAAATTCACTCACTAATAATTTAAGAGGTGGTACTTGTATGGCTAGAGGGAAGAAAATAAAAAGATTAAAGATCAAAAAAAATGGTTCAATCAAGATAAAACTCATCGCTATACCATTGATTCTAGTACTCTTTGCTATAATGACTATAGGCATCATTTCTTCATATTTTATGAGACTAAGCTTACTTGATGAAATGAAAAAGAAAGGGCTGATTTTGTCTAAAGAATTTATAAACAGGGCAGAAGATAATTCTAAAGCATTAGAAATAATTAACAAATTGATTGATGATAAAATACTCGCAGCAGCTAAGACAGTTATTAGAGATCAAGATCAGCTCAGCAATACATTTCTAAAAAAAATAGCAGATGAATCCGGAGTTCAGCAGATCAACTGGTTTAATTCTGATGGGGTGATTATCTATTCCAACATTGATAAAAATGTTGGCTGGACAACTCCTCAAGGACATTCGATATACTATTTTATGTCTGGTACCAATAATGAATTTATAGACAAGATCAGAAAAGACTCTGAATCTGGTGAGTCATACAAATATGGATATGTTAAAAGCGCTGACGGCAGCTTCGTGCAAATAGGCATTTTAGCTGATGAAATCAATAAATTAACTGAAAACTTCGGTAATCAAAAGCTGGTAGAGGCTATGGCCTCAGACGATGAAATAGAATATGCTGTGCTGATGGATAATAATTTAATGGCTATCGCGCATAGTAATACAAGTGAAATAGGCGCAGTATTCAGCGATGAAGGAAGCAAATCTGCTGCCATTGACGGAATAGCCTATGCCCACGAAGTCTACTACGAATCAAAAGATACTATGGTTTATAATGTTATTTACCCAGCTGTAATAAACGAAGAACATATTGGTGCCGTTTCCATTGGTTATTCCATGGAAAACATTCAGAATGTAATTTCTAAAAATATTCAGTCGATAATTATTTCAGCATCTATAACTTTCATATTACTGGGATTAGTATTGTTTAATACATCTAATTATGCCGTAAAAACAATAAATAAATTAAGAGATCAAATGGCTCTTCTCTCATCCGGAAACTTCTCGCAAAATATATCACAGGATCTGCTAAGTAAAAATGATGAATTTGGACAAATTTCTCAAGCAGTGAACACAATGCAAAATTCTATAAAAAGTATTATTAAAACCATCCGCGATCAATCTAATCAATTAGCTTCTTCATCCAAAAAACTTCATCTTATAACCCAGCAATCTGCTACTGCTGCCAATGAAGTGGCTAAGACCGTCGAAGAAATAGCACGAGGCGTATCAGACCAGGCTAAAGATACAGAGCAGGGATTCTCATCTATTACAGAACTTAGAAATTTAATTGTTGAAAACAAAGCTTATATTGAGTCTTTAAACAATTCAACACAAAAAGTGAATGATCTTAAAAATGAAGGTCTGGAAATTTTAAAAGATCTGGTTCAGAAAACCTATATTAACAGCCAATCATCCCTTGAAGTTCAAAAGGTTATTTTAAACACGAATGAAAGTGTAAACGAAATTTCCAGTGCCAGCGAAATGATCAAAAGCATCGCTGCCCAAACAAATTTACTGGCTCTTAATGCAGCTATAGAAGCAGCAAGAGCAGGAGAAGCGGGAAAAGGCTTTGCCGTTGTCTCAGATGAAATCAGAAAACTGGCAGAAGAATCGAATAAATTTGCAGAACAAATCAATATTGTTATAAAAGAACTAACGGATCAAACATCTGCCGCAGTAAAAACCATGAAAGAACTAGAAAAAGTAGTATCTTCTCAATCTGAAAGCGTACATATGACAAATGATAAATTTATCGGTATTGCCAATGCCCTGGAAGAAATGAAAGAAATCATTCAGAGAGTAAATGATTCCAGTGATAAAATGGCAAATAAACAGCAAACTGTTATCGACATCATACATCATTTAGCAGCAATTTCAGAAGAAAATGCTGCCGGAACCGAAGAAGTTTCTGCTTCAATGGAAGAGCAAACTGCAAGTATAGAAGAGATTAACAATTCAAATAGCGAACTTGCAAAAATTGCTGAAGAATTAAATAATCAGATAGGACAGTTCATCATATAAAAACAAGTCGGTTAAAGAGTAACCGACTTGTTTTTTTGGAATGATTAGTTTGAGCAGTTGCCATAATCACTTGATCAGAAAGCTCTTCCATAAAACAGCAGTTCAAAGCAGATCATATTTTTAATACATATTATCTTCCATGAGCACTGCCATCATTTAATTATGTATGCCTTCAAACTTATTTACCATTTTGACTTCTAAGTTCATCCATCCAAGGTTCATTAAATGCGTCTGATTCTCCCCATCCGGGAATAACTTGTTTTAAAGTATCCATTATTGTATCAGCATTTAAATCTTCTTGTTTAATAAGATGGGCAGCTAAATCATAAGTTTGTGGAGTTTCTTCTCCTTTTAATTTTTTAGCCAAAATTCTCATATTTACCATTCCAATAAGTCTTGGATCTACTGCAGCAGTAGCCTTCCAAACACTATCTTGTTCTGTCATCAAATTAATATCCTGATTTGATATATCAATAGAAATGAGCTTAATGTCTTTGCGATTTGCATCTTGCAATGCTTTATATGCACCTTTAGCCATCTCATCCCAGGAACCCCAAATTGCATCAACACTACCTTCTGGATATTTAGCAAGTATTGCACTAACACGGGTTGATACTTCTCCCTGAACATCGTCCAATGTTGATGGTCCAATAAGTTCAAGAGTCTCTATTTTCCCCTCTGCTTCGTATTGCTTATAAATTTCTTCACGTCGATCCAATGGAGGCACCCCAGGACCATACCATAATTTTATAACTCTGGCAGGCTTGTTTGCTGATCTGGCAACAATTTCATCCAAAGATAATTTTGCCAGGGAATAATCATCTTGTGCTGTAGATGTGATCCCCTCTGGTATTACTCCATCCTTAAACGAAGTATCAAAGGTAACAATCTTTATTCCTCTATTTAAAGCCGGCTGTAACATTTCAGTAGAGTACTCAGCCTTACCATGAGAAATAATAAATCCATCATAATCTTTTTCAATTTGTTGGGCTACAAGTTCCTGGAATTTGGCATCATCCCCATTGGATATGAAAGTATCTACCTGATATCCTAAAGCTTGTCCTTCTGATACAGCTCCATCCAGAAATTGTTTTGTATGGTCGTCTGAAGGCAGATTTCTGATAACGGCTATTTTGATTTTGTCTTCACTGATTTTATGATCCGCTGTTTTTTCTTCTTCTAATGCAGCTGTACTGTCTATGTTGTTTGTAGTTGTAGTGCTTGCCGTGTTTCCACAGCCAATCAAAAGTGATGCTAAAAACGCAATACTGGTCATTATTGAAACAAATTTTCTTTTCATTTTGCATCCCTCCCATAATCTATAAATAATTTATAATAACTACAGGTATACAAGGCTCCCTTTGATACCCATAGTTACTGCCTTCAAAAGAATTAAATCATTGTAAAACCCAAAAATCCTACAACAACTTTTTACATCTTTCCCATCTCATCCATCTCCTTAACTGGTATATGAATTACTTAATATCCAAAATCAGTTAAGTGTCCTATATTGTACCATGACATTTTTGAAATCACAAGTACCATTTTGACGAATTGCTTCGAATATTTATATATGGTTTGCATATAAACAAAATATGTTTTTAATGTTTTTTGTATACTTTATCGATAAAAGGTTATCTCTTTATTCTGTTTTTATCTACTTTTCCAATTTTTAAAACTAACCTTACTAAATAATCTAGTTATTTCGATGTAATATTAGTAATTTCTTACTAAAATTCTAAACTTATATATTAATTGATAAAATTTAACAAATATAACGCAACACTATACAATAAAAACCCATTTGTCAATAATCTTTAATGAGGGATCTGCATGATCAAAGGGAAAGCGAAAAAACGCCTAATGGTTATAGGTGCTGTTTCTTCATATTTTATGAGATTAAGTTTACTTGATGAGATGAAAAAGAAAGGACTTATTTTATCCAAAGAGTTTATAAATAGAACAGAAGAAAGTTTTAAGGCTTTAGACATAATCAATAAGTTGGTTAATCATCAGTTGATCATAACAGCTAAAACGGTTATCAGAAATCAGGATCATCGAAAATCAAGCGGAATCTCCTGTCTTATAAAAAATAAATGGTGAGATTCCTGATACACCCTCTCACCATTTTTATATATTCTTATAAAGACAATAGAACCTTTATGTTAATATTTGAATACATCAATATTTTGAGCCATTTCTTCTGCCAGCTTCGATAAAGCATTGCTTGCATTGGCCACTTCTTCATTAGCAGCAACCTGTTCTTCCATCGGCTGAGAAATTTGCTGTACAGCTGCCGCATTGGCCTGAGATACAGCAGTTAAGTTTTCAATAACTTCGATCATACTGTCTTTTCTTTTTGCCATCTTCTTTGACAATTGATTTAATTCTTCAGTGATACTCTTCATTTTTCCGATAGCTTCTGCAATACCTTCAAATTTATTCTGTGTCATTTCAACACTTTCGGACTGAGTCGATACAATTTGACTGGTCGTTTCCATTCTGTTAACAGCTTGCTCTGTTCGATTCGTCAATCCTTGAATGATATTGGTTATTTCTCCTGCAAACTTGTCTGACTGCTCTGCCAACGCTCTTATTTCTTCTGCTACCACCGCAAAGCCTCTTCCCATCTCTCCTGCCCGGGCCGCTTCAATGGCTGCATTCAACGCAAGTAAATTCGTCTGATCTGCAATATTTTTAATCATTTGGCTGGCATTCGCGATCTTTTCAGCATCTTCATTAGTATTAATGATTAAATCATAGATAGCTTTTACTGCCTTATTAGTTTCTTTATTGCGTTCTACTAATTCTTTAACGATTTTTAATCCTTCATTTTTTAAATCGTTAACTTCTTCTGCAGCTACATTTAAGCTTTTCATTTCTTCCCATTCTTTAGTAATGATCTGTCCCATTTCTTCAATTTGAATTTCTCCCTGCTCTACTTGCTTTGCCTGTTCTGAAACTTCTCTTGCAATAATTTCCATGGATTTTGAAATTTCTTCTGCAGAAGCAGTGGTTTCTGCACTAATCGCTGATAATTCTTCTGAAGACCCAGCCAGTTGCTGAGAAATATTGTCCACATTGGAAATAAAGTTTCTTAAACTGCTAATAACCTTCTGAAATGCCTTAGCTAAGATTCCTATCTCATCTTCTCTTGTTAGTAAATCCTGGGATAGATCTTCTTGAACATTTAATTCAGATACCTTTTTAGCATACTTTGCAATAGAAGCAATCGGATTTGTAATTTTACGAGCTATGACTACAGTAGCAAATATTACAGCCACAATTCCAATGATAGTCATTATAAGAAACACTATGCCCAAACTTGACAAGTCTTCCTTTATAATCTCTGCAATATTTTCCATTGGAACTGCAACAGCGAGAATCCCTATATTTTCTCCCAGAGCATCGTACAAAGGTTCATAAATTGTCAAATACGTTTTTCCCAGTATACTCGATTCTCCCATATATGTTTCTCCGCTTGCTATAGAAGCATATATCTCACTGTCTCTTTCCAATGCAGTACCTTCAAACCTTTTTCCATTATCATCGACTATATTGGTTACAATCCTATAGTAGTCCTCACCATCTTTAGCAAAAATAGTGGCTGCATCTCCTAAATCCACCAGGATTGTATCTACCATCCCATAGTTGCCTTGTAAACCAGTCCCTGCTTTGCCATATAACTTCCCATCTTTTAGGTACAAGTCTCCAAAATGCTGTTTCAGCATTAACTTTGCTGTATAAAGATCACTTTCAAGCTTCGTATCTAAGACAACCTGCTCTATAGCTTTCCCCGCCTGATGGTACCCAAATACACTGATAAGGATACTGACTATAATAAATAAAGAACCAAAATAAATCGTTAATTTCCCTCTTGTGCTCTTCATAATATGTCCTCCTGCAATAGATCAATATACGCTTTTATATATAACTTATACTATATCAAGAACTTTGTCAATAAATAAACAAAGTAAATATTTTTTGTCGATTAATCGGAGAAAGGAAAAAATTTTACTGTTATTGTCGAATTGCCTTTAATTCTTTCTCTATTTGAGATTTCAAATTAGCCGGTGGATTCCACAAAGAATCATATCTAAACAATACGAATCCTCCATAATGGCTTTGCAGTCTGCCATCCCGGATCATCCTTTGAAGCATATCTGTGGTCCCGATCCATTCTGTTTTGCCATTTCCAGCCCAAGTATCTTCGTTTCCTAATTTATATGCTGCCAGGCCTATGTATAGCTTAATATTTTCATTTTTAATCAAACCATTCCACTGTTTTAGCAGTTTCTCATATGGCTGTGTGGAATGATTGTAGCCAAAATAGATTTGAGGACAAATATAATCGATATATCCTGAACTTGACAGCCATTTTTCAACATCTATATACTGCTCATTATAGTTTTTCTCTATAATCCCTTGAGGGCTTATGCCAAAACGTACAGATGGATTGTAAGATTTAATTGAACTATAAACATCTCTAATCAGTTGGTTGACATTTTCTCTTCTCCAGTCTGCCTGGCTTAAACTTCCTCCGTTTTCTACATATTTTTGATAATATATACGATCAAAGTCTAAATTGGTTGTAGGATAAAAGTAATCATCAAAGTGAATTCCGTCTACATCATAGTTTTTCACAATCTCCATAACGCCCTTTGTGATTAATTCCTGAACGTCCTTGCTGGCAGGGTTATAATAAATGCCGCTGCTTAATTCGATAACTCTGTTACTGCCATCATTAAGCCATGTTAATGCTTGATTCTGATCACTTAAAGTTTTCTTTGAACCTGCTCTTATACGATAAGGATTAATCCACGCTTCAAATTTAAGACCTTTATTATGGGCTTCCTCCAGCATAATTTCTAAAGGATCAAAACCAGGACTGATCCCTTCTGTTCCTGTTATAATATAAGACCATGGAAAATAATTTGAAGGATAAAGAGCATCTCCAAAGGGTCTTACCTGAACAATGACTGTGTTCAAAGTAGCATCTGCTATATTTTTATACATACTTCTTATAGAATTTCTGAATTCTTCTTTACTTTTATTAGGAAGCACTTTCTGTAAATCCAGATAAGAAATCCAGACAGCCCTTACTTCTCCATCCTGGAAAACCACCTTTTCATCCTGTGGCATAACATCCTCTGTCTGTGAAAGGAGATCTTTTATTTTATCATCACTAAAATAACCTTCAGCCAGCAAAAAGCTTGTTAAAAAACTATCTATCTTGCAAGCTTTTTCAACTTTGACAGGAGAAATAACTTTGTCTTCTATCAAAGCAAGGATTAAGCTTTTGTCTTGATTTTTCATTTCTTCAAAAAGGCTCTTATAGGATAGCATGGCCATGTAATCCCTTAAAATGCCTCCATTGCCCATGGAATTTAAAACATATAATTCAGTATCATCCAACATACCAATTTCATAGGCGAAATCTAATGCTTTGCGGTAATCAAAATCTCCTGCCTCATCTTTATAACCTAAAGCCCTTAAAAGCATTGTAGTATACTGAATAGGAGTAATTTCCTCCTTTGACCCATATAAAGTACTGCTAATCCCATTGGTTAAGCCCCTTTGATATAAGTAAGCTATATGTGGGCTTGCCCACTGAGGAACATCCACAAAAGGGTGTAAATTCTTATCCGCTTCCTTAAGGGCAAGATCTTCTGCTCCTAATAATCTCACCAGCATTACTCCTGCTTCTGCACGATTAGACTTTCTGCTTAATTCAAATCCCTGATCTGTTCCCTGAAACAGTCCTAATTCCTTTAACGTTTCAGCATAATGGATATATATACCGCTTTCAGCGCCATGAGTTAAAGAAACACTTGAAAAAGTTATAGTTAAAATTAAAGTAAACATTAAGATATTCTTTAAATATCTGTACATTGCTTCATGCATTCTTTTTCCTCCTTATTGATTAAACTGGGCTCGTTTGCTTTTTCATACAAATCAATTTTCCTATCCCTAAAAAAAATGATGGACATAAAAGATAATTACCTTTTACTCCCATCATCTTTCAAAGCAATTATAACACAGGTTATACTTATCCACAAGAACGAAAGAATACGTTATTTAGTAACTTCCACAATCGTTTTAAACAAATCACCATCAGTTTCTATGTCAAATCTTCCCTCATGGCTGTCCACAATGGATTTTGCAATCGCCAGGCCAAGACCTGACCCTTCGGTACTTCTTGATTCGTCTCCTCTTTTAAAGCGTTCAAGAAGTTCATCTATATTCTCCGGCAATTCGTACTTGGAAATATTTTTAAAAGTAATAACAACGCTATAATCTCTTTCAGTAATTGTAATATAAACTCTCGTATTTTCCAAAGTATATTTTACAATATTACTGATAATATTATCAAATACTCTCCACATCTTGCGTCCGTCAACCCAGGCAAATATATGAGGACTGTCAAAAGTGATCTTAAAATCCAAGTTGGCTGCCTGTATTTTTTCATCATATTCTGCCAAAGCTTGTTTAAGCAATTGAACAATATCCACTTTTTCTTTAGATAATTCAATATTGCCACTGGCCATTTTAGAGACTTCAAATAAATCATCTATTAATACTTTGAGCCTTTTTGATTTTTTGTCTATAATCTCTATATATTTTTCCCTTTCTTCTTCACTAAGTTGTTTGTCTTTAAGAAGTTCCGTATAGTTGATTATAGAAGTAAGAGGGGTTCTAAGATCATGACTGACATTGGTAATAAGTTCTGTTTTTAATCTTTCACTTTTTACCTGTACCTTCTGTGAAGTATCTATTCCTTCTTTCAGGCGGTCCAAGTTTTCTGCCAGTTTTCCCAGAAGTCCTTTCTTGCTTCTTATGATTTGGCCATTTGCATTTCCTGCCAATATATCTTCTGAATACTTAAGCAATCGGTTAAAATATGCCACCTTGCTAAAAATATAAATCAGTACGCAGACACTAATGATTAAACCAAAGGGGAAAAGGGCGAGTATATCACTCATTCCTAGCTCTCCTAAAGCTATTCCTGTTCCTATCCCTAAGAATGAAACAATTCCCAGTATAAGCAATATTTTAATTACACCACTTTTAAATAAAAAACTGCCCTCAAGAGATTTCTTAACGTTTACGATAAAACTCTTCTCCCATTCAGTTTTTATATGCTGAAGTGATTTAAAAACAGGCAGTAAAAATATAATCTGAATGATCAGTACAGTGAGCGCCACTGTATATACAGCAAAATCTGAAATATCCAAATAATAGTAGGGATAGTATTCTATGTACGTATAATGTGTGTTAATGAATAAAAGATTTAAAAGCAGAACACATATCCTCAGATCAATAGGATACCTGGAATAAATTTTTTTAAGAGGTTGTAAAATTTCGGAACACTCCGAAGCATATTTTTTCAAATAATAATAGCCAAGAACAATACTTGAAATCAGTGCAGTAATTCCAGTACCGAGTAATATGAGATAATTTGTCATTTCGTCCTGATAATCATACATATTTTCAACAATTAAACTGTGTTTCTTATCACTTTTGGGAATAGCGATGAATCCTGTTAAATCCTTTGTTATAAAAAAGCGATTAATAGACGTAAAGACATCATTTCCTTTGGTATGATAAGGAAATGTACAGACAAAAAAACTGGATTGCTGGATGGAGTCAAAATCTTCGTAGTTCTCCAGGTTCGTATAAATATTCCCTTTACGATCTTTTATATAATAATTAATATAACTTTGCTCATATTCAAACCTTTGCCTGTCAGTTACGATATTATACTCTTCAGTCACTTCTGTGGTATAAGTATACTCTTCATCTGTTTCTTCATCATATATTTCTGCAACAAACTCTTCATTTGTTTCTACGGGCACATTTTGCACATAAGATTCTCCAGGGCCCATATAAAATTGCTCAAATAAATATATAAAATCTTCCAATTCATCTGCAAACTCTCTGGTATTGAAATAACTGCCTTTTAAGTAATAACTGGCTTTATTCGCTAAAAAATCAGTGGTCCTAAAACCAAAGGAAAACAAAGCCAAAATAGTTAATGCATAAGCTATGATTCTGATTTTACTTTTCAATTTTATATCCAATTCCCCACACCACCTTTAAATATCTTGGTTCTTTCGGATTAATTTCAATTTTTTCCCTGATTCTTCTTATATGTACGGCTACGGTGTTTTCCGGATTATAACTGGGCTCATTCCATACTTTTTCGTAAATTTCATCTATCGAATATACTTTAGGAGCATTGAGCATAAGAAGTTCCAGTATTTTATATTCTGTAGAAGTAAGCCTTACAGGTTCCCCATTAGCAATGACTTCTTTAGTGTCCTGATTTAAAATCAACCCGTTGATGTCGATCACTCTTTTCATTCCTTGATAAACTCCCAATTTCATATATCTTCTCAGCTGAGATTTCACTCGGGCAATCAATTCAATAGGATTAAAGGGTTTAGTAACATAATCATCAGCCCCTATCTGAAGACCGAGCACCTTATCCGTATCTTCACTCTTGGCCGTCAACATAATAATGGGTATATTCATCTCTTCTCTTATTTTAAATGTTGTATTAATTCCGTCCTGTCTTGGCATCATAATGTCCATAAGAACTAAATGTACTTCTTTTTCTTTCAAAATTTCCATTGCTTCAATACCGTCTTTTGCATG is a window encoding:
- a CDS encoding sugar ABC transporter substrate-binding protein: MKRKFVSIMTSIAFLASLLIGCGNTASTTTTNNIDSTAALEEEKTADHKISEDKIKIAVIRNLPSDDHTKQFLDGAVSEGQALGYQVDTFISNGDDAKFQELVAQQIEKDYDGFIISHGKAEYSTEMLQPALNRGIKIVTFDTSFKDGVIPEGITSTAQDDYSLAKLSLDEIVARSANKPARVIKLWYGPGVPPLDRREEIYKQYEAEGKIETLELIGPSTLDDVQGEVSTRVSAILAKYPEGSVDAIWGSWDEMAKGAYKALQDANRKDIKLISIDISNQDINLMTEQDSVWKATAAVDPRLIGMVNMRILAKKLKGEETPQTYDLAAHLIKQEDLNADTIMDTLKQVIPGWGESDAFNEPWMDELRSQNGK
- a CDS encoding LacI family DNA-binding transcriptional regulator; amino-acid sequence: MTIQEIAEIAKVSKATVSLALNNKAGVSEETRNMILEIANKYGYNKKTSSNQKRNILFIKYIGSGAAIEQNGDFIATVIDAIEKTASNLGYNLIIKNIISSEFQMEIANIHFEDYTGVIFLGTEAHSEVVELLQDIPVPIVAVDNLFEKNDIDSVVMDNFGGIYKAVRYLISLGHKKIGYIDSTIKFSNFAHRADAYYKSIKDFGLEKDQPVVCVTPNLEGAYIDWIYVNIVDTKTQIFMQFFLKHLQAVEESYNR
- a CDS encoding methyl-accepting chemotaxis protein gives rise to the protein MARGKKIKRLKIKKNGSIKIKLIAIPLILVLFAIMTIGIISSYFMRLSLLDEMKKKGLILSKEFINRAEDNSKALEIINKLIDDKILAAAKTVIRDQDQLSNTFLKKIADESGVQQINWFNSDGVIIYSNIDKNVGWTTPQGHSIYYFMSGTNNEFIDKIRKDSESGESYKYGYVKSADGSFVQIGILADEINKLTENFGNQKLVEAMASDDEIEYAVLMDNNLMAIAHSNTSEIGAVFSDEGSKSAAIDGIAYAHEVYYESKDTMVYNVIYPAVINEEHIGAVSIGYSMENIQNVISKNIQSIIISASITFILLGLVLFNTSNYAVKTINKLRDQMALLSSGNFSQNISQDLLSKNDEFGQISQAVNTMQNSIKSIIKTIRDQSNQLASSSKKLHLITQQSATAANEVAKTVEEIARGVSDQAKDTEQGFSSITELRNLIVENKAYIESLNNSTQKVNDLKNEGLEILKDLVQKTYINSQSSLEVQKVILNTNESVNEISSASEMIKSIAAQTNLLALNAAIEAARAGEAGKGFAVVSDEIRKLAEESNKFAEQINIVIKELTDQTSAAVKTMKELEKVVSSQSESVHMTNDKFIGIANALEEMKEIIQRVNDSSDKMANKQQTVIDIIHHLAAISEENAAGTEEVSASMEEQTASIEEINNSNSELAKIAEELNNQIGQFII
- a CDS encoding methyl-accepting chemotaxis protein, which codes for MKSTRGKLTIYFGSLFIIVSILISVFGYHQAGKAIEQVVLDTKLESDLYTAKLMLKQHFGDLYLKDGKLYGKAGTGLQGNYGMVDTILVDLGDAATIFAKDGEDYYRIVTNIVDDNGKRFEGTALERDSEIYASIASGETYMGESSILGKTYLTIYEPLYDALGENIGILAVAVPMENIAEIIKEDLSSLGIVFLIMTIIGIVAVIFATVVIARKITNPIASIAKYAKKVSELNVQEDLSQDLLTREDEIGILAKAFQKVISSLRNFISNVDNISQQLAGSSEELSAISAETTASAEEISKSMEIIAREVSEQAKQVEQGEIQIEEMGQIITKEWEEMKSLNVAAEEVNDLKNEGLKIVKELVERNKETNKAVKAIYDLIINTNEDAEKIANASQMIKNIADQTNLLALNAAIEAARAGEMGRGFAVVAEEIRALAEQSDKFAGEITNIIQGLTNRTEQAVNRMETTSQIVSTQSESVEMTQNKFEGIAEAIGKMKSITEELNQLSKKMAKRKDSMIEVIENLTAVSQANAAAVQQISQPMEEQVAANEEVANASNALSKLAEEMAQNIDVFKY
- a CDS encoding sensor histidine kinase, with the translated sequence MDIKLKSKIRIIAYALTILALFSFGFRTTDFLANKASYYLKGSYFNTREFADELEDFIYLFEQFYMGPGESYVQNVPVETNEEFVAEIYDEETDEEYTYTTEVTEEYNIVTDRQRFEYEQSYINYYIKDRKGNIYTNLENYEDFDSIQQSSFFVCTFPYHTKGNDVFTSINRFFITKDLTGFIAIPKSDKKHSLIVENMYDYQDEMTNYLILLGTGITALISSIVLGYYYLKKYASECSEILQPLKKIYSRYPIDLRICVLLLNLLFINTHYTYIEYYPYYYLDISDFAVYTVALTVLIIQIIFLLPVFKSLQHIKTEWEKSFIVNVKKSLEGSFLFKSGVIKILLILGIVSFLGIGTGIALGELGMSDILALFPFGLIISVCVLIYIFSKVAYFNRLLKYSEDILAGNANGQIIRSKKGLLGKLAENLDRLKEGIDTSQKVQVKSERLKTELITNVSHDLRTPLTSIINYTELLKDKQLSEEEREKYIEIIDKKSKRLKVLIDDLFEVSKMASGNIELSKEKVDIVQLLKQALAEYDEKIQAANLDFKITFDSPHIFAWVDGRKMWRVFDNIISNIVKYTLENTRVYITITERDYSVVITFKNISKYELPENIDELLERFKRGDESRSTEGSGLGLAIAKSIVDSHEGRFDIETDGDLFKTIVEVTK
- a CDS encoding response regulator transcription factor, with the translated sequence MDQYTVLVVDDEKEIRDAIEIYLRNEGITVLHAKDGIEAMEILKEKEVHLVLMDIMMPRQDGINTTFKIREEMNIPIIMLTAKSEDTDKVLGLQIGADDYVTKPFNPIELIARVKSQLRRYMKLGVYQGMKRVIDINGLILNQDTKEVIANGEPVRLTSTEYKILELLMLNAPKVYSIDEIYEKVWNEPSYNPENTVAVHIRRIREKIEINPKEPRYLKVVWGIGYKIEK
- a CDS encoding glycoside hydrolase family 10 protein produces the protein MHEAMYRYLKNILMFTLILTITFSSVSLTHGAESGIYIHYAETLKELGLFQGTDQGFELSRKSNRAEAGVMLVRLLGAEDLALKEADKNLHPFVDVPQWASPHIAYLYQRGLTNGISSTLYGSKEEITPIQYTTMLLRALGYKDEAGDFDYRKALDFAYEIGMLDDTELYVLNSMGNGGILRDYMAMLSYKSLFEEMKNQDKSLILALIEDKVISPVKVEKACKIDSFLTSFLLAEGYFSDDKIKDLLSQTEDVMPQDEKVVFQDGEVRAVWISYLDLQKVLPNKSKEEFRNSIRSMYKNIADATLNTVIVQVRPFGDALYPSNYFPWSYIITGTEGISPGFDPLEIMLEEAHNKGLKFEAWINPYRIRAGSKKTLSDQNQALTWLNDGSNRVIELSSGIYYNPASKDVQELITKGVMEIVKNYDVDGIHFDDYFYPTTNLDFDRIYYQKYVENGGSLSQADWRRENVNQLIRDVYSSIKSYNPSVRFGISPQGIIEKNYNEQYIDVEKWLSSSGYIDYICPQIYFGYNHSTQPYEKLLKQWNGLIKNENIKLYIGLAAYKLGNEDTWAGNGKTEWIGTTDMLQRMIRDGRLQSHYGGFVLFRYDSLWNPPANLKSQIEKELKAIRQ